The Manihot esculenta cultivar AM560-2 chromosome 17, M.esculenta_v8, whole genome shotgun sequence genome contains the following window.
TTATTTTCagttttttatctttatttttttatcatgtatgggatttattaggtacacagagttcatattTGGCTTGTTACGGATtccggcggtcttaagccgacctggatcctagcaccggtggcggtccgattttcggtgCGTTACATGTCGCAACCTTGGCTTCAAATCTCAAATCGTTCTCGTTGATGCTTGATCACTGATCCAGATGTGGTGTTAtgtcaaaaccacaaaatgtTGCTGCAATTATttccttttccttctttttttttctcctgtATGCTTCATTCTTGTTAATTTGGGTAGTGCAATAtggaatatttattaataaaatctcTCGAGTTTTTTCTTGTTATTTTTGGTATTGATTCATATGAATTGTAGATTATTAGATTTGTTAGGATCATATCGttttaatttaagatttttattgACTAAATTTAGAATTATcaacttatttataatttaaaattatatttgtgattttgaatattgaaaatttatgaTTTGGATACTGAAAATCTCTAAAAAATAGATAAGAAATTATCATAGTTTGGGAcggaaaattttgaattgaagcATGTGATTACCAATTTGACGGTTCAGTTTTAAttctaaaatcaaattaaatcaaatcaattcaatttaatttgatttctttCTATTTCGATAGATAGTTTTTATAagtctaattttttaatttttcaatttcaattcaaaATCCAACTAATCAAATGCTTAATTATtatgtgaaaaaaaattaatcaacaaAAAATTTGAGACATTCACGTTTGAGAAAATGTAAATTTATCCTTTAAGAaagattttgtttattttaattattaaaacataaactattacatcataatataatctcatcattaattttaatcattaaatattataaaaattttaaaatatctttaatataaaaaaaattaattaataaattttttaaaaatataagaaattaattaataaatttttaaaattataaaaattaaataataaaatatttaatcaataaaattaatgaaaaaattaattaatagacttcTTAAAagcaaaaacattttaatatattttttaaaattaaaaaattaattaatgagtttttcatATTACAAGAAttgtagtattttttttaaatttcttttgttTAAATTCAGTGTATAGTAATTTTATAGCaatatttatagtaaaattaaGAAGATTTATATactttatattttgaatttataataaattgaatctatttttttttctttttaatgaattttttcacTTGAAATTATGATATATGAGAGTAATTTCAACCTTGTGAATAGTAAGAACGCCAAAAATTCTTGAAAAGTGAACACCTTGGCCCTTTCTTAATTCCCAATTAACTTTTGCGTTTTCTTATGAAGTGATTGCTTCTACAGAATTATCCCTAAATGCCAATTTGTTGGTGCAATTGTGTATATGAGTAATGAATTTTAGTTTATTGGTATAGGAGTAGTTTATGAATATGAagttttatccttttttttagaaaataatttatatttaaaaatattttttaaaaaaaattatgaaaaatatattttttataagataatttatttttattatttaattttaatttaaaaaataaaatttattaataaatttatatatgtagGCTTAATAAAGATTTCAAAACgtagaaaatgattttttttttcaagaaaataagtaattttatttagaaaaaattattatttagtttctataataTGAGAATTCATTAATTGATTGATcggttttgaaaaatattttaaaaagtttttgatattttaaaatgtctactaattagtcattttattaattttagccattaaatatatattttactacTAAATtcctatagttttaaaaaatttattaattagtctctcaaATTTTTATAAACTTTGCTAACTAATCCTCCATATtaaggatattttaaattttttacaatatttaacgATTAATATTAACGGATTTACGaactaatagatttttaaaatattagagatattttaatgtattctttaaaatagagaaatcaattagtgaattttttcatagagaatatataataatattttttttaataaaaaatatttttaatgattaatttttcttttaagtacttaaaaaaatattcatcaAATAAAACTTAGTgacaatatatttaaaaaaaaaaatgaatatgcATATGAGAGGCCACCTTGAAAAGCATTGAAGCCCCTCCATAATGTTGTATTCAACAATTTGGTTATCATTTCATTGATATAATAGACATATAAATCTAGAAAGGAAAGAGatagaaattttatattataaaatcttGACTTGGGCACTAATTAAAAGCAATTATGAAATGCATTTTACCCAGAGAAATTATGTATGACTATTTTAACTTATAAACATCTAGTCATTTCtaagattataaaattttaaatttaaattctaacCGAAAtcgattatattaaaaaaagtttttaCATTTTCTCTGAGCAACTTATCTATCATGCTTATGAAGTTACATGGGAAgaaattaacataaaaaaaaaagccacattaaaattatgaattcattaattatttcatcTATACAGGCATCCTGATCTATATGTGGGTGTCCAGTAATCTGATCCTGTGTTCTCCTGGTAAACTTGAGGTGTACATGAAATAGGAACTAAACTTAGACCTCTGCTCCTGAGATCAAGTTTTAGATCTCCCTTGTCTTTCTTTTCCAAGCCTCCCCATGGATCCTGATGAAATTTCACCAACCAAATCATATATAATAATCATCACCTCTCTAACTTCTCCATTTCTTgagcttaattaattaaatttcaaatttgcaTGTGATCATTATTTACCTTGTGTGAATTGTTCTTCATGTAAGGATTACTCAAAAGCTGCAACCAAAATCAATTGTGATACCCATCAGGAAAAAACAAAATCCCTTTAAAGTTAGAATTTTCTCGACCATCTTTTCTGAGTATTCTAACTACGTACGGTTCAAATTCGAAAACTCGCAACCATGAATGTTACTAGTTTATGAAGGAAATGAATTATAATTACCTGCACTTGCTCTTGCAGGAACTTGATATACTGAATTGCTTCTAGCAGCACAGATGCTGTATCAGTCTGAAAATTAACacccaaaaaaaaagaagagaagttAATTATACccatcttaaaaaaaataatagacttttttttctaattttcattGTCAGAAGGAAAAGCAATATGCACATAGTGGCCACTGAGTTTACCTTTCCAAATGGCGACACAATTTGTTGAAGAGCTGAGATTCTGTCCCCAAGCTTGACTTTTGGTACCTGCATCTGTTTAAACAAACATTCAAAATCTCACTTGataattgtatttatttttgttatttttcttgTAAATTATATGATGaaggataaaattaaataattaaaggaAGAGTGGgtgttattgataatttaaacACACGTACCTTTGCGGATGAAACTGTGGAGCTTTCATGCTTAGGCTTTTTAAGGACCGCCGGAGAAGTGTCAAAGGatcttttcttctttgtttcactTGTACTCCCTTTTCCTCTTCCCTGCTGCATGCAATTAAGTATTTTATCtaattaatagttttaatttgaaaaaaaattataatattttaaatcaacTTGGTACGGTGAAAAGGTGAGGATGGAGAACATATATATGCTTAATTAGGACAGATTCAATTAGTAAACTTAAAGAAATTTGTAGATGGAAATTTATAAATCAAAACCCTAATTATTTCTCAAGATCCAAAATAACACAGAGAatcaagaaagagaaaagatgaCGCTTTCATGAGCTTACCGGTAAAGAAGTTTGACCCCTTTGCTTTCTGCAATCGGATGAATTCAAAGATTTAAAGCAGGGTGTATTCCCTTGAATATCGATCATTGGCTTGTTAAATCGACCGTTAAAAGCTACATCAGTGAAATTTCTTGCACTTGCGCATGTGTTATTCGGCACTCCATAATAGTATTTGCTATTATCGGCGACCACCGAGCCGCTACTCAGGCCGATATCATATCCAACACCATTACAATTATTAAACGACCTTCTAAAGATATACCCCGGCGATTCAACATGGCGGCGTTCATCTTCTAGCTTTATATCATGGCCATCATAACACGACAAAAAACCAGATTTTGTGTTCAGTATTTCCGTCCCACACGACGCAGAGTCGCTGTAAGTTTGTGGCTGAGAGTAGTGATTTACAGTAGAACCCAACGATATGTTGCATGCTATTGGATCGATTGTCTCGTGGCTAACTGCGACTCCTGGATCAGGTGGAGCAATAGTCCAGTTGTTAACCAAGTTGGATAGCTTGGTCACCCTTTCACTTTCGATCGAGCTGAGATGATCAGTGCTAAAGCCGTTTACATGCTTATGCTCAAAGGTGTTAAAGGAAGGGGAGTTTGTGAATTCCCAGTTGTTATTCTCCATTTTCTTTAAGTAGTCACATGCAGGTTCGAATATCCCTGTTGAGATACTCTTGGATGATAGTGCATCAAGTAAGTTTTCTCCGACATCTTGGATGTTGTGAAGATCTCCATTATTGCTTCCAACTCCACTGCAAGATTTAGCGCCAGAGGGTTAAAGGATCTTCACGAGGAAAACAATTCTAAGCCCTTCTAATCTTAGATGAACTCATAACTCTAGCTAAATTAGaaagtataaattaaatataaaacctTACTTCGTTCTTGAGTGCTAGAAGATTCTTCATTCCACTAAgttttttcaaatatatttcAAGATAGGTAAAAAGATTATGAAACGTTCTTGTGGTATTTTTATTTGCACTATGATTATGTGCTTATTCACACACATCGATCTATGGAAAAGGGAaaccaataataataatatatgtgaATAAACTTACAAAAGAATATGACTCCATAGTTGACTATCAGAAGCATGTTCTGCCATGAATTCGCTCGGAGAAGAAGCAGCAGGTTCAACGAGTCGGCGAGAGGACTCAACAGTTAGCCCGGAGTGATTAGAAGCATTAGTAAAAGATGTAGATATGGAAACATCCTCTTCACAAGAGGAGTTGGAACTAGGGTTTGGCTGCTGCTGGTGCCATGGGCTGCAGCTACTATTATTAGTCCATGAAGAGAGAGAGCATGCATGGTGAACATCCCACCagccagcagcagcagcagaagAAGGCGTACAGGAAGAAATAGCCACAGAGCTCTCACAGCATTCTTGAGCCATATCTCTCGGTAGCTTTAGCTAGTGGAGAGAAAATGCTTAATGGGTagatttcctttttcctttttctttcctttctgtgTGGGTGGAGGAAGTGGGAATTTAAAGAGAGTTATAGAACGAGAAATCCATTGGTGGTGACGTAGGTTTTACATGTTATAGTGTGTTGTATATACATGCATCAATTATATGGGAGACAATAAAATAtgcaacctgagtttttccaCTAAGGTTTCGTGGGCAATTATTATATGGAGAAGGATTGGGCCAGTCAGAGAAGAAATAGCTTTGGCTGGCCTTAGGGGATGCTACTTGTTCATCTCGAAGGTTGTTGGATGAGTTTGATTTACTGTTCATGGTGTGTTTTATTGGACAGAAATTGTATgcgcctctctctctctctccgcgTGAAAAAATACCAacattttgatttatttatttatggcaTGTATAAGGATTTTGCACATATATATGTGACATTAGTGGTTCGTAAGCAAAAGTGGAGTTTGTAGAAGCAAAATGCAAATCTTTTTGTACTACTAAGCCTTTTACAACCTTTAATTGAgggaaaaaaaacaaatacattttttttttaactttgttCTCGAGACTGCAAGCATGCAAAttgttttatttgaaattttatgtgCACCAATACATCATGAAtttaagaaatattaaaatgtgttttatctattttttcataaaaaaacccacttgtttatattttacaaatttCTTAAGAgatattaaaatgaattttatttgtttttttataaagaaattcacttatttatattttaaaaatattttagtctGAAGTAAGTATTTCCCTATTTTATATATGGAGCCACTTAGAACACCATCATAAATAGTTACTAAAAATTATTGGTTCAATACCTTTTTATATTAAGTGAGATTA
Protein-coding sequences here:
- the LOC110604730 gene encoding uncharacterized protein LOC110604730 isoform X2, producing MAQECCESSVAISSCTPSSAAAAGWWDVHHACSLSSWTNNSSCSPWHQQQPNPSSNSSCEEDVSISTSFTNASNHSGLTVESSRRLVEPAASSPSEFMAEHASDSQLWSHILFGVGSNNGDLHNIQDVGENLLDALSSKSISTGIFEPACDYLKKMENNNWEFTNSPSFNTFEHKHVNGFSTDHLSSIESERVTKLSNLVNNWTIAPPDPGVAVSHETIDPIACNISLGSTVNHYSQPQTYSDSASCGTEILNTKSGFLSCYDGHDIKLEDERRHVESPGYIFRRSFNNCNGVGYDIGLSSGSVVADNSKYYYGVPNNTCASARNFTDVAFNGRFNKPMIDIQGNTPCFKSLNSSDCRKQRGQTSLPGRGKGSTSETKKKRSFDTSPAVLKKPKHESSTVSSAKMQVPKVKLGDRISALQQIVSPFGKTDTASVLLEAIQYIKFLQEQVQLLSNPYMKNNSHKDPWGGLEKKDKGDLKLDLRSRGLSLVPISCTPQVYQENTGSDYWTPTYRSGCLYR
- the LOC110604730 gene encoding uncharacterized protein LOC110604730 isoform X1, encoding MAQECCESSVAISSCTPSSAAAAGWWDVHHACSLSSWTNNSSCSPWHQQQPNPSSNSSCEEDVSISTSFTNASNHSGLTVESSRRLVEPAASSPSEFMAEHASDSQLWSHILFGVGSNNGDLHNIQDVGENLLDALSSKSISTGIFEPACDYLKKMENNNWEFTNSPSFNTFEHKHVNGFSTDHLSSIESERVTKLSNLVNNWTIAPPDPGVAVSHETIDPIACNISLGSTVNHYSQPQTYSDSASCGTEILNTKSGFLSCYDGHDIKLEDERRHVESPGYIFRRSFNNCNGVGYDIGLSSGSVVADNSKYYYGVPNNTCASARNFTDVAFNGRFNKPMIDIQGNTPCFKSLNSSDCRKQRGQTSLPQGRGKGSTSETKKKRSFDTSPAVLKKPKHESSTVSSAKMQVPKVKLGDRISALQQIVSPFGKTDTASVLLEAIQYIKFLQEQVQLLSNPYMKNNSHKDPWGGLEKKDKGDLKLDLRSRGLSLVPISCTPQVYQENTGSDYWTPTYRSGCLYR